Within Kineothrix sp. MB12-C1, the genomic segment TTTAAACTTTTAGCAGCACAGCTTTTGTTCCGCGCGCATAGCTGCGCATTAATCGGTTCTTTAATAAGAGCACTTTCCTATTAAAGAACAAAAGCCCTCAATCAAACGATTGAAGGCTTTTTCCTTATACCGAAGCGGCTTTGCTTCTCTCCATCTTTTCTCTTTCCTTTTTTGCTGTAGCTGCGGAGTAGTTCATCAATTCTTTTATAGTGTTCATCTTCTTTCTTATTTCGTTCAGTAGTACGTATTTCCTCACGTTCTTCCTGCAGCCTGAACTGATAATCCATCTCTTTTAGTACACTTTCCTTTATATCGTCACACATCTCTTTATTGCTTTCCTTCACCGCCTCCGTTATCATATGCTGCAATAGCATCTGCAGCCTTATACTTTTCTCTTCCTTTCCTTCGTCCATTTCAGAGATATCCTTTGATGCAATAATCTCTATCATCTGCTTTTCTTCCCCCATTTTCTTCGTTTCGTCTTCTGCTTTTACGCGCTCTATCTTTCCATTTCTCACTATCATACGAATCGCTTTTAACTGCAGTCCCTGTTCCTTTAGACTTTTTACTTCCTTAAAACACTCCACATCCTCCTGTGTATAGTATCTATGCCCCAGTTCATTCCTTTTAATCGGAATCCCCAACTCCTCTTCCCAGTAACGGAGCACATGTGATTCCACCTCCACTTTCTTCGCTGCATCTGAAATCAAATAATGAATCTGCTTCTCCATCTCTTCCTTCTCCTTTCTATCGCGCAATCATAGGCTAACGCTACGTATCCATTTTTATGTAACAGAAACACTTTCCCATTACATAAAAAAGGACAGCATATTCCATGCGTCCTCTTTTGTAGTAGTTATTTTTATTCTATTTTTGCTTTTATGAAAATTTTATCTTTGCATATTGGCGAATTTGGTATATTCTGGCAACCAGACGAGATCGATCGTTCCTATCGGGCCGTTTCTTTGCTTCGCCACAATAATCTCTGCAATTCCTTTCTTATCCGTATCTTTATTATAATAATCATCACGATAGATGAACATCACCACGTCCGCATCCTGCTCAATCGCCCCTGATTCTCTAAGATCGGAAAGCATAGGTCTGTGATCCGGCCTTTGTTCCACCGCACGGCTTAGCTGAGACAAGGCTAAGACCGGTACACTAAGCTCTCTGGCTAACGACTTCAAGGAACGGGAAATATCGGAAATTTCCTGTTGTCTGGAATCTCCCTTTCCGCTTCCCGACATCAACTGCAAATAGTCTATAATAATCATTTTTAATCCATGCTCGAGCTTATATTTTCTGCACTTCGACCGCAACTCTGCTATACTGATGCCCGGTGTATCATCTATAATCAAATTAGACTGACCGATTACCCCGGCAGTTTCAATGAGTTTCTCCCAATCTCCAT encodes:
- a CDS encoding helix-turn-helix domain-containing protein; this translates as MEKQIHYLISDAAKKVEVESHVLRYWEEELGIPIKRNELGHRYYTQEDVECFKEVKSLKEQGLQLKAIRMIVRNGKIERVKAEDETKKMGEEKQMIEIIASKDISEMDEGKEEKSIRLQMLLQHMITEAVKESNKEMCDDIKESVLKEMDYQFRLQEEREEIRTTERNKKEDEHYKRIDELLRSYSKKGKRKDGEKQSRFGIRKKPSIV